TTTCTTACCTACAGCTGGCCAGCACGTTAAAACTATCAAACTgccaatacatttaaatttgaataattcagCAATTGCTTGGATAAGCATTATAActggtatttattaatatatttttatttgttgttgcaTTCACTTCGAAATGGTTATTAATTTTACGTTAACAGTGAAGTAGCTTTTATAATACCttccataaataatttattgattccAATGCTACAACTCTATATCATGGGTATtctcttaaaataaaagaacattacACATTCAGAAAAtttcacatattttattcacatttaaatttaatatagtttatattttaaacaaacataacattagttatattttaagtttagctgtatatttttaattttagaattgttacaaaatatcttgttgaaatttaatttttgtgtgaGGACGAATAATTggatcataaattataaatcatatgcATTTGTATTGTGCCGTTCCAAATTATAGACCacgtatttcaaaataataggGCTGATGAGTAACATTGTTTGCAATGTTACACAATAAATGATAAAGTATTTCTCGTAATGACATTTAATACAAGATACATACAGCGCCAtccacaaataaaatatattcaacttttatgttaataaatatttctataattactataatttgtCAACAAAAATTTTCCTTTGCTGTTGTTGGCAACTTCTTAATGTATTGCAAGTTGCAGACATAGAAATTGCCAATTATTTCAATGGAAACGCacctaaaataatgaataaatattttgcttaaaagtaaattcattaaaggtactaatttaataataatggcaACCACACGGAGGCGGAAGTTCTAGAGGTTTCGGCTCCAATGTTATTGGAATAGGAGATGGAACCATATACGCAGTCATAGGCAGTCCAGGTGGCGGTAAGGCGCACGGTGGAGGAGGTGGTGGTGCGGGGGGCACCAATGATATAACAATTGGTGCAGGCGCAGGTGGTGGAGGACAACAAAGAGGAGCTGGCGGGGGTTGTAGCATAAATGGTACAGGGGCAGGAGCTGGCAACATAATAGGCGCTGGTGGAGGTGCAGGCAAAAATAGAGGTGCTGGAGGTGGGGAAGGTAGACATAGAGGTGCAGGTGCTGGGGGAGGCAGACATAGAGGTGCAGGTGCTGGGGCAGGTAGAAAGTAAGGGCTCGGAGCTGGTGCAGGGATACATATTGGCGCTGGTGCGGGGAGCATTAATGGGGCTGGGGGTGGTGCAGGAAGACATAAGGGCGCTGGCGAAAAACAGGGTGCCGGAGGTGGAGCCAATATTATTGGAGGTAGCGCTGGTGGAGGGGGTAAACATGGTGGCGGTGGACAAGCTGGCATCAAAACAATCGTTGCTGGAGGTGGTGGAGGCTCTTTAGCGCCGCATTTACTGCATACAAGTTTCTCTTTCTtttctgtaaattaaaaataaacttattaatgtCTTAAATGCTATATTTGTTTGCTTTTTAATAAGTCTCTAATGTACTTACCAAGCTTAGAGAGCAGCGGCTTCAGTAACCtgtaattcattttaaagaCTTAGATAAAACCACCAGCAAAAATATAAGGTTATGTTTAAATACAAGTTACTTACGAAGCCAACGCTGTCTTTTTACAATCTTTCATTTCTTTGAGAGCCTCcaactgtaataaaaattgatgaATATGTATTGATTTAACGTATTTCAGTGAATTAATTTTGAGAAAGTAATATACGAAACATTTTTTCTCCTCGAGAGACCTATTAAGGAATTTGAGGCCATTGCTATTCatctgtttgttttttaaaatacaattatgttcTTCGCTTTTGAATTTTAATCTAGAATTAtaagtgaatttaatataaacgaatccatcgtgataataataatgtatgtttgttaGTACGTTACCAAACATAGCCCTTTTTCATCGCAGGCTATCACGAAATTCGAACTGAGTAACATTATACAGAAGGAGGACCAAAACAGCTGCGTCCCCCCCATTTTCGTTCTTCACAAAATCAAACTTTGATTGAAtgtgttaaaattttcaaattctaAGCTATTTAAGGTGctgatattgtaattatatatatcaaacgtGATTGGTGTTTGGAGATAACTCACAATTAGTTGATATTTGTTTGATAAGATTGAACGTGCTGATAAAAGATTTTGTcatattacacttttattaaagGTAATATTTTGCAATCGCTTTTCAATGTCGCGTTAGAGAAGCAATAGAatcgtaaaatgttaaaaaatatcaaatattcttGTTACGACTTTGGTTATATTGTTCAATTGAAGAATTGAAGATTTccgcaaattaattttatgttgtgAATGATGCCTCATGTTGAAATAACGCCGCTATGTTTGAATAAGGGGAATCTTGAAAtcgatgtttaatttaaaatttaattacgtttagttttaatatttttgttttgtaaagttctgaaatttaaatttcaaaacgaATTATCTTAACTAGGAagattagatatttatttccaaGAATATCAGGAAGGTTGTGAAAGATTTCCATATTCTTGTATCACAAAACAGACGTCATGTTTTCTTCAGAAGATTgtgtaaattttaagaaattgctTCTGATTGgaacttctatatatatattcacaagAATATAATGCCGGCCAGAAAATCAGACGGCGGGCTGTAAAATATGCTAAAAAATTATTCCTTTAATAAATTCGATACTTGTAAGCCACTAATGAAGGCTACGGAGAAACCATTATTATCAGATTTATCCGTAGGCAGTTTGGGTCCAGTCATTTAATATTCAGTTATTAGCGAGAAAAACATGTTTTTGTGATTACAAATGAAGGATGAGAGATGGCTGTCCAATGGCAAATTAAAGTATCCTTAGACAACAAGTAATCCGTGGCAAGTGATTTTTCACAAAGCCAATATGCCAAAGAGATTCTATAAAGAAAGATAAATTAACTTTGTTCATAAAACAATATGTTTCCAAAGAAATGTTTCAAGTACGGCGCGTGCTCAAGTGATCATTGGTATTTAAATGTTGCATAACGTGATCAATCATATCCAAATCTTAAGATAACAGGAATAATGTATCACTAAAAGATCAGTTCATCTAAAACCACAGTTAAGTGCACGTGGAAGCGATTTTATGTAAACAATGGCAACagacaaaattaaaagaattatatgttttggatttctttatttaatatttttagtaagtatTGAGAATTTCTTTGATTgagctatttttatatttatgaactaCATTTTTtctgaagatatttttattttattttcggaaTAAGAAAAGTAtggtatatatttacatttgaattgttatttaccCTTAAACAAtatgatatacttttaaaattcgaatagatatattaatttctttcatatatttcattaataatatttacatttaagaaaGAAGTTTAATTAGTTAGTTTGGCTGTTTAAGTTTCAGAAACTGTGAACTTTAATATGAAGATCACATAATttcatattctatattatattagctaaatatttttttgattttcagGTAGAAACTTCATATTGTCTGAATCTTGGTCTCATATCCGGTGACCTGAAACGATCCTCGAGTCCGTTGATTATTCGGAAAACATCTCATCACTCGCCAATTACCATCAATATAAGACCAGGAACATTAAAACCACAAAAACTGCTTCCTCCAATATTACCTCCTCTTTTATCCTTAAAAAGTCCtacagtaaaaacaaaaataaaacatccgacattaataaaattacccaAAGTACCGATATTACCAAAATTGCCCAAGATACCGTGGATACCAAAACTACCTCTTCTGCCAATAATTCCTCCTATATTGCCACCGCTTATACCTAAATTACCCTTACCAATTTTACCGATCTTACCTCCACTTCTCCCACCAATATTACCAGGTTTGACAAAACTAAGTAAACCTATCCGTGTCCCGATAATAGGAAAAACCAAGTTGCAAAAGGCTTTGGGTTCACAATTAAAGCCATTTAaggtgaatttaaataaatcaaagttaaacaaaaatattttagaaaaactttTGAAACTCAAGAAGGATGGATCGTTGACTACATCACaatttattcgatttaaaaaactattattgtaataatttattataaaataaaaaagttaaaataaactgcaacttttaatgatttatactATAACTGGCTTCTGAACCATGAGTTTACCCGGGTGTTTTAAACTGTGGGTGCATCATCCATCCATGAGTTATCTCTAAGTAAAAGAATCACTCCGATATGAGTAAGTAAGGATGAGCAAACAAATACACGCGCAATTTCACGTTTGTAATATTGGGGAATATGGGAatagataatgaaaaaaattatatggcTTTAAGGTCCCAACCATAAGCGATGCATAGCAAGCGCAAAATATCTGTGCCGCAAATATGACTGACAGTATAAGGATTAGAATCCTTATATTGTGACATTATTACTATTACCAttagtaacaataattttatgctAAATCATGACAAATAGATATGGGAAGGTTTTAACGTAGAAGGATTCTTCATcacactattttaataaatttaatttatcaattagtgtagtatttttactaaacaataATAGTAGAACAACAGTAGTTTAATAGTGACTACCCCAtactttgcatatttttttgaaaaattatacttaaaaaaattgattaagaTTTGGCTTTATAGCGGATAATGTTAGAATtcgttataaaaagtttttttgtggCAATACTTCAAATGTGGGCAAATATAGCAGAGATTAATCGATTCCTGCTCTATTCAGAATTGAAATCTATAACTACAGCTCAAattcaaaatctaaattaaacgtataagacgAGGTACCTATAGGAGGAAAA
This is a stretch of genomic DNA from Vanessa atalanta chromosome 20, ilVanAtal1.2, whole genome shotgun sequence. It encodes these proteins:
- the LOC125071971 gene encoding protein app1-like; this encodes MATDKIKRIICFGFLYLIFLVETSYCLNLGLISGDLKRSSSPLIIRKTSHHSPITINIRPGTLKPQKLLPPILPPLLSLKSPTVKTKIKHPTLIKLPKVPILPKLPKIPWIPKLPLLPIIPPILPPLIPKLPLPILPILPPLLPPILPGLTKLSKPIRVPIIGKTKLQKALGSQLKPFKVNLNKSKLNKNILEKLLKLKKDGSLTTSQFIRFKKLLL
- the LOC125072028 gene encoding leucine-rich repeat extensin-like protein 3, yielding MGGTQLFWSSFCIMLLSSNFVIACDEKGLCLLEALKEMKDCKKTALASLLKPLLSKLEKKEKLVCSKCGAKEPPPPPATIVLMPACPPPPCLPPPPALPPIILAPPPAPCFSPAPLCLPAPPPAPLMLPAPAPICIPAPAPSPYFLPAPAPAPLCLPPPAPAPLCLPSPPPAPLFLPAPPPAPIMLPAPAPVPFMLQPPPAPLCCPPPPAPAPIVISLVPPAPPPPPPCALPPPGLPMTAYMVPSPIPITLEPKPLELPPPCGCHYY